In the Glycine max cultivar Williams 82 chromosome 6, Glycine_max_v4.0, whole genome shotgun sequence genome, TTACAAGATGGACCCATTagacatataaaaattatatcaacggCCGGACagtttatagtttattttatttttgtttttaaaaatttaaatattctttttctccaattcttttatgttaaaaaaacatattacacGGGTTCCAACGCTAATATTATTAAGATGTATATAGACAAATTAACTAGTAACTCAATACTCCAACCAATATATGATACATTAACCCGATACACTTGCCAGATCAATTACCAAGTCGAGAGTTTTAAAACTCTGATGCAAACGGATCAGActgacacaaacaaaaaaaggaaacatcCTAGCGTTGCCAATTGCAATTTGCAAGTACAATAAATTTATGTGTGAAATTATTTCAAAGATTGATACTTAAAAAATTTCGATTTGAGAATATTCTCATTTATAAATAGCATAAATTATAGGTCTAgtgcataagttttttttaggaCACACATTAAATGGCAAGTATTTGTTTCGAATGAATTGGGCAAACAAATACCAAAAGTGATAATAGGAGTTGGAAACAACACACGTGACACACCCTCTTATTATGTTTAATTAGTTGTAAACAACCTTAGCACCACCAGATTTATTCTCAGGCCAGATCCCAAACCCTAGTTTTCACTTTAACTAATGTGTGCTATACGCAAACTCAATCTTCTTGGCCATGGACTGGAGAGTAGACTCAACATATGACTTCAAACCTTGACAACTCCACCCTTCAACTGGATCACTGACAAACCCCCACTCTATCTTGCACCCATCTCCTTCAATTGGCAGCACTTTGAGAGTGGCCACATAGGACTTAAATCCCATGTTGTTTTCAACAACTTCATAGGTCAAACAACGTTGGACAGGATCAATCGCGAGTATCTTCTCTTTGGCCCACTTGATTGTTGTTGTCTTCTCAGCACCAACACCTTCTTCAACGGTGGAAGCACAGTAACGGATTAGGCCAGGTTGCCCTAGAATCCCATCTACTTGGTAGCATGTGTCTAAGGAGATCCACTTGTGTATGTTGCAGAAATCCTCTAACACAGCCCATGCTACTTCTGCGCCTGTGCCTACTACCTCAACCATGGCTTTACCTTCCCACTTTGACTTAGATTCCTCTTCCATGATTCTCTATGATAGTGTAGCTACATGCATAGAGGAACTATATAGTAGTTATTGAACGAACTTTATGTGCATATATATAGCCAAGCAAGTATTCTATGCATCATCACGAGAGTTAATGGGGAAGTGCGCAAACTCTTGCaaccacaaaaattaaaatgatacagAATCCATTTGttagaaacaaaattaaaaaataaaaaacattatgataattattcataaataatCCACAAAAAACCTTGCTGCAAGTGTCTTTTCTACAAAATTGAGGGTTGTGGTAGTCattcaaaaaatactttttggTGCTAAACGTTTTGAAGAGTAAATTCAATTTTTGACGTATTTAGTTATCCTTTAAAAGTACGTTTGCTAATTGAAATTTAGTCTTAAAAGTAAGACTcagttatttttgtaaaattaagtttaatcaaacttaaaattacaaactttttaatccaaacatgcaaTAAGTTTTGAAGCAAAATTTTAACTTACAAACTTACTTTTGaggataataaatatattataaaactaaGTTTACTCTCCAAATTCAGTTTGGAGCACCCCAAACAAAAAGTTAACGTAtataatataaacttttatttatattttaattcaaagaaAACATAAAGTAACTTGtattataaaagattaaaatagcaacaataataaaaaaaagtaataaacctaatgaaaagatagagaaatacaataaataaactTACCTCAAGATGACAATATATACGTAGTGGGCAAAATGCACGAAGCACGCTTCACCACTAAGTTTGTGGTTTTAGATTTCTCTCATGCTTGGTGTCCATGGGTTGGTGGTCTTCTCCTTATATAGGGTACCACAGTTTGTATGAGATTGTATTGTACAATGTGGGACTTGAAAAGGGAGAGAGAGGcagggagaaagaaagaaaagatatggGACTTGagtttttatcataattaaatgacctcatctagagttaatttttattaaaattgaggCCAAATTTGGTTTTTGAGATATGAACATGAGTTGTAGATTTTTCGTCAAGCTTTCTAACGACTCTAAAAATATCTCAAACAGAAAAGTATAGTAAGACATGATCTATGTAACTAGGTTAATTAACATCTAGTGAGCCTATATATATTTTGGGCACATATGCTTTAGGTAATCCTAGAAAAACTTTATAAATACATCTCTTTTTAGGATCATAGCTGCTATTTGGGGGTTTTCCCGccagagattttttttttcatctttctgATTTCAGTCTTCTCTTCCCTTTAAGGGTTTCGCATGAAGCCTTCATAGAAGTCTAAATTAACTAGTttaaggtgtttttttttttatggatcgTCAGCTTtgactttaaattatttttcaatcttGGTTTACTTTCTTTCCATATTAATCTCTATTTTCTCCTCTTGAATAttgattatgaattatttttaggtTGGTGCattatcatgaattttcattatTGATGAATCTGTTAAACGCTTGATTTGACATATTCTAATTGGAATTAATAGGATAGTATGTAATGCTTAATCATTGGTTTGATAAATagtcaatttaaaaattagtttgaaaactTAGAAGAtgcttgattatttttttttattgataaatattagttgATAGTTTTGTTAGTGATAAATATTGAatctattttcttcttcctttttccttCACCACCAAGTTAATAATCTCCATATGTTTGAcccaaattaatcaaatatcgGGTGCTTAATTCAATAGAAATCCTctttaaattgatttgattcGGTTAATTTTGAAGTCAAACAATAATTGAATTAAGAATTGGAAgttgttatatatatgtatatattattttttaataagttataagatatatttagaaataaatgataattctAATTAGATAACTTAACTGATAAATTGGTCATTTTATTGAATAGAATAATTTATTGATTGCAATTTATTTTCACTCTTGAAAACCTCAACCCCTTTTTCTAACGTTCctaattgataataattaaaaattcttgAGTGACAATCAAGCTTGTTTGTCTTGCATTGCAAAATTTACTTGTTATTTGACTCACGTAGAACCACAAATTCTTCGAATTAGTGTAAAAAATCCTCCTAATCTTATATGTCTAGAATCAATTTGATATGACCTgaagataattaatttgttaaacatatatttaatcTCCTAAATATCTGTACATCGTACATAATTCCATGAGATTCTCATAATAAGAAGTTGCACATGTAGTTGCAAGTGTGGAGCGTAAAAATTGGAACTTGGCAATTGATGACTGAAAGAATCATAGCTGCTGGATGAAATCATGATCTCGACCAATTGAAAGATCGAATCAGCAGAATGAAATCATGAATTATCACAGCTAACTGAAAATGCCAAGCTAGCTGGGGCTTGAGATAATTAAGTAGTGTTGCATGTGGGAGGGCAAAAATTGGAACCATGAAATTGATGACTGAAAGAATCAGCTGAAAGAAATGATGATCACGATCAACTGAAAATGACATGGCATCATTGTTAATCTGGTTATCTGCCTCCGTAGTTTTTGGTATTTAAGCCTTGCATTTCTCTGCCACTTTTGGAACGGATGGGAATTATAGCAACCCTACACACCCAAACTCTATACGTACGTGGTCTGGAAATAGAATTGAAAACAACCCCCGCCACCCCATACTCTATTAATTATAGCAACCCTACACACCCCCACTCTTATATGCATGATAGGTTTACTATtaatcatataatatatttttataatcattatattttttttttacatcacaACAACTATATTATTACATTTTTCTGTTatcatttggataaaaaaattatcttctaatcattgtacaatttttttaaaatgaaaaataatataaatttggaCCATTTTATAATACTCGTGCTAACTTATTAATACATTTCATTTGCTAAAATCgtttaaaatattacatatgTACGACAACAAAAATTCACGCGGGTACGGATACTTCATTTATTCTAGCCTTAAGTTCATAGGATATTGGTGTGCTGTTTGAAAGGGGTGACCCAGAAATTTCCTATACACAAACAGCATATTGAACATCCTCGATCATcgctgaaagaaagaaaagataattcgaaatattaaaatacaacATTAAGTACAAAGTTGTGGAATATCTCAACAAAACTTTATATAAGACTACTTTCGATAAGAACAAATAAAGGATTTTTAGCTTAAATAATTGAATTGTCAGATACCTATATAATACACAATTCGATCGATCACCGACTAAAGAAAAGTTCTATAGGACTCCTGATAATTGATACTATCATCATGACGGTAGGCCATatgaggaaataaaataaacaaagtcTGTAATATATATAGGCTTTACATGTAAGTTGGAAATTAAATATGGATAATGTAAGGCTAAAGGAAAACTTACGCCTAACCAAAAGTTGTCATTTGGAGACCCCTCCACATTCCTAATTCAAATCAAGTGCGTAATCCGTCAGTCAGTCTATTGCTTTTCCAcagtttatattaatatatccactattataataaaatacaaaaaagaaaaatctcactTAAGTattctactatatatatatatatcctactACACTAAAGGTGCGTATCAA is a window encoding:
- the LOC100798895 gene encoding uncharacterized protein isoform X1, with the translated sequence MEEESKSKWEGKAMVEVVGTGAEVAWAVLEDFCNIHKWISLDTCYQVDGILGQPGLIRYCASTVEEGVGAEKTTTIKWAKEKILAIDPVQRCLTYEVVENNMGFKSYVATLKVLPIEGDGCKIEWGFVSDPVEGWSCQGLKSYVESTLQSMAKKIEFAYSTH